A genomic region of Phycisphaerae bacterium contains the following coding sequences:
- the thyX gene encoding FAD-dependent thymidylate synthase: MASSTTPASRPAPGATGADGAQSDAWACDIARVGYRRQPKEWIAGGEKTAPAPGWSAGPHDGCCRCGGRLQCAPDEGGAVVKIIREPRVYLVGRQQVDSAVLDQFLNDHAASWSTDTAIGAEQLCEVAGRVCYMSFGKGRKTNAEYMANIIGSAHGSVLEHAVWNFVITGVSRSFTHELVRHRAGFGYSQLSQRYVDETTADFIEPDCIAADDELHQVWLAAIEQSHAAYCRLVEGLQRKFAAEPDPTLRRKLARQAARSVLPNATETKIFVTANGRALRHFIEARAHEHAEVEIRRVALRILRLMQREAPSLFGDYEIVTLPDGTEVAQTEHRKV, from the coding sequence ATGGCCAGCAGCACGACCCCGGCCAGCCGCCCGGCGCCGGGCGCGACCGGCGCGGACGGCGCACAATCCGATGCATGGGCCTGCGACATAGCTCGGGTAGGGTACCGGCGGCAGCCGAAGGAGTGGATAGCGGGCGGCGAAAAAACTGCGCCGGCCCCGGGCTGGTCTGCCGGGCCGCACGACGGCTGTTGCCGCTGCGGCGGCCGATTACAATGCGCCCCCGACGAAGGAGGTGCGGTGGTGAAGATCATCCGAGAGCCGCGCGTCTACCTGGTGGGCCGCCAGCAGGTGGACTCCGCCGTGCTGGACCAGTTCCTGAACGACCACGCCGCGAGCTGGAGCACCGACACCGCGATCGGTGCCGAGCAGCTCTGCGAGGTGGCCGGGCGGGTCTGCTACATGTCGTTCGGCAAGGGCCGCAAGACCAACGCCGAGTACATGGCGAACATCATCGGCTCGGCGCACGGCTCGGTCCTCGAGCACGCCGTGTGGAACTTCGTGATCACCGGCGTGTCGCGCTCGTTCACGCACGAGCTGGTGCGGCACCGCGCGGGCTTCGGCTACTCGCAGCTCTCACAGCGCTACGTGGACGAGACCACCGCGGACTTCATCGAACCGGACTGCATCGCGGCCGACGACGAACTGCACCAGGTCTGGCTGGCGGCGATCGAGCAGTCGCACGCGGCGTACTGCCGGCTGGTCGAGGGCCTGCAGCGGAAGTTTGCCGCCGAGCCGGACCCGACGCTGCGGCGGAAGCTGGCGCGGCAGGCCGCGCGGAGCGTGCTGCCGAACGCGACCGAGACGAAGATCTTCGTAACGGCCAACGGCCGGGCACTGCGGCACTTTATCGAGGCCCGCGCGCACGAGCACGCGGAGGTCGAGATTCGCCGGGTCGCGCTGCGCATCCTGCGGCTGATGCAGCGCGAGGCGCCGAGCCTGTTCGGCGACTACGAGATCGTGACGTTGCCGGACGGCACCGAGGTGGCCCAGACGGAGCATCGCAAGGTGTGA